From Paenibacillus sp. GP183, one genomic window encodes:
- the spoIIIAF gene encoding stage III sporulation protein AF, whose protein sequence is MDWLGGWLKTIIMAILLASFVDLLLPNNKMQRYVKTVMSLFILLTLLTPILQLFQHKGSIDDMLTAAMQKQSIMDRKESSGQHGGLASLEAITQEANKLKAINVQQSQELLQKQIADAITADLQKQTELQVDQVQVLTKIDNNGKPSITDIQVSLHEIKAKASEVKRQADRTLAAIAPVQTMQPVRINIFADKAASTSPGMSPSSDTASSWDHEKSKLIDSLSRDWLVPKARIAVHIG, encoded by the coding sequence ATGGATTGGCTTGGCGGATGGTTGAAAACGATCATTATGGCCATTTTGTTAGCGAGCTTTGTTGATCTCTTGCTTCCAAATAATAAGATGCAAAGGTACGTCAAGACGGTGATGAGCTTGTTCATTTTGCTCACGTTGCTTACTCCTATTTTACAATTGTTCCAGCATAAAGGGAGTATCGATGATATGCTGACGGCTGCCATGCAAAAGCAAAGCATTATGGACCGCAAGGAATCAAGCGGGCAGCATGGAGGTTTAGCTTCATTGGAAGCTATCACACAGGAGGCAAATAAGCTGAAGGCCATAAATGTGCAGCAATCACAGGAGCTTCTCCAAAAGCAAATTGCGGATGCGATCACAGCGGACCTGCAGAAGCAAACGGAGCTGCAAGTGGATCAGGTTCAAGTATTGACCAAGATCGACAATAACGGGAAGCCGTCCATAACGGATATACAGGTTTCCCTTCATGAAATAAAGGCGAAAGCCAGTGAAGTTAAGAGACAGGCTGATCGTACCCTTGCAGCAATAGCACCTGTTCAAACCATGCAGCCCGTTCGGATTAACATTTTTGCTGATAAAGCTGCTTCAACCTCTCCGGGAATGAGTCCATCATCGGATACAGCTTCATCCTGGGATCATGAAAAGAGCAAGCTGATTGACAGCCTATCCCGTGATTGGCTGGTGCCAAAAGCTCGGATAGCGGTTCACATTGGGTAA
- the spoIIIAE gene encoding stage III sporulation protein AE, with the protein MLLIFGLWLGLSGTLQAETPAEAIIKAQAEHLKTDQVSQYWDKLMNEYGGYFPENKTPSFMELLLGTKGFSISSMFKGILNYFFHELLVNGKLLASIVLLTVFSMILETLQSSFEKNTVSKLGYSIAYLVMIILAINSFSVAIGYAKGAITSMIDFMLAVVPLLLTLLASMGNLTSVAILHPLIVFMVNSVGTAIYIFVFPLLFFSTVLHIVSSISDKYKVTQLANLLRTISIGLLGVFVTVFLAVISIQGGAGAITDGVTLRTAKYITGNFVPVVGRLFSDASETVIGASLLVKNAIGLTGVAIIMLLCAFPAIKILTLAFIYNLSAAIIQPLGDNPIIACLQTIGKNMIYVFAALAAVGLMFFLAITIMITVSNVSVMVR; encoded by the coding sequence TTGCTGCTAATTTTTGGACTTTGGTTAGGTTTAAGCGGCACCCTGCAAGCGGAAACTCCGGCAGAAGCAATCATTAAAGCGCAAGCCGAGCATTTAAAGACCGATCAGGTTTCCCAGTATTGGGATAAATTGATGAACGAGTATGGCGGTTATTTTCCGGAAAACAAGACGCCCAGCTTTATGGAGCTGCTGCTCGGTACGAAAGGCTTCAGCATTTCCAGTATGTTTAAAGGCATTCTCAATTATTTTTTCCATGAGCTGCTGGTGAATGGCAAGCTGCTGGCCTCCATCGTGCTTCTGACGGTGTTCAGTATGATTCTCGAAACCTTACAAAGCTCATTTGAAAAGAATACGGTGAGCAAGTTGGGCTATTCCATCGCCTATCTGGTTATGATCATTCTTGCCATCAACAGCTTCAGTGTTGCAATCGGATATGCAAAAGGCGCAATTACCTCCATGATCGATTTTATGCTGGCTGTGGTTCCGCTGCTCTTGACCTTGCTTGCATCCATGGGGAATCTGACTTCGGTTGCCATCCTTCATCCGCTTATCGTGTTCATGGTTAACTCCGTGGGGACAGCTATTTATATATTCGTATTCCCGCTTTTATTTTTCTCGACGGTTCTGCACATTGTCAGCTCCATTAGCGACAAATACAAAGTGACTCAGCTGGCTAACTTGCTGCGCACAATCAGTATAGGCCTGCTTGGTGTTTTCGTAACGGTATTTCTCGCCGTGATTTCCATTCAGGGAGGAGCAGGCGCCATCACCGACGGAGTAACGCTCCGCACCGCCAAGTACATCACAGGCAATTTTGTTCCCGTGGTAGGCCGTCTTTTTTCCGATGCTTCGGAAACGGTCATTGGTGCATCGCTGCTTGTTAAAAACGCGATAGGCTTAACCGGTGTCGCCATCATTATGCTGCTGTGCGCCTTTCCAGCCATCAAAATTTTGACGTTGGCTTTCATCTATAATCTATCGGCTGCCATCATCCAGCCTTTGGGAGACAATCCGATCATCGCTTGCTTGCAAACGATTGGCAAGAACATGATTTATGTGTTTGCAGCTTTGGCTGCGGTTGGACTAATGTTCTTTCTGGCTATCACGATCATGATCACAGTGAGCAATGTTTCGGTGATGGTACGCTAG
- the spoIIIAD gene encoding stage III sporulation protein AD translates to MEIIQIVGLGLIVTILSLIIKEQKPEIAFLLATFTGIVIFLFLIGRISSVIRVLEDLATKTGINMVFLKTILKIIGVAYIAEFGAQIVRDAGQESVASKIELTGKILIMVMAIPIISVIIETVVKLLPA, encoded by the coding sequence ATGGAAATCATCCAAATTGTCGGACTAGGCCTGATCGTCACCATTCTTTCTTTGATCATCAAGGAGCAGAAGCCGGAAATCGCCTTTCTCCTGGCCACCTTTACTGGCATAGTGATCTTTCTTTTTTTAATCGGCAGAATCTCTTCCGTGATTCGAGTCCTGGAGGATTTGGCGACCAAAACCGGCATCAATATGGTATTTCTCAAAACGATTCTCAAAATCATCGGTGTCGCGTATATCGCTGAATTTGGCGCCCAAATCGTTCGTGATGCCGGACAGGAATCCGTCGCTTCCAAAATTGAGCTGACCGGCAAAATTCTGATCATGGTGATGGCCATTCCCATTATAAGTGTCATTATTGAGACGGTTGTCAAGCTGCTTCCGGCTTAA
- the spoIIIAC gene encoding stage III sporulation protein AC, which yields MNVDVNAIFQIAGIGIIIAMIHTVLKQMGKEDMAHWVSLIGFVVVLFMVVSMLDQLFKEIKTIFLFQ from the coding sequence ATGAACGTAGATGTAAACGCCATTTTCCAGATCGCCGGCATCGGCATCATTATCGCAATGATCCACACGGTGCTCAAGCAAATGGGTAAAGAGGATATGGCGCACTGGGTATCACTGATTGGCTTTGTGGTCGTGCTTTTTATGGTGGTCAGCATGCTCGATCAATTGTTTAAAGAAATCAAAACCATTTTTCTATTCCAATAA
- the spoIIIAB gene encoding stage III sporulation protein SpoIIIAB: MLKFIGAVCIIIAASLFGFLQALHYARRPKQIRGLIGALQRMETEMTYALTPLPELLASLAKQTVEPLAGLYRKTSEQLTGSSGMSTREIWQQEVQETWKRTSMKLPEQEVMLQLGHVLGMSDRSDQVKHLRLAVSQLQAEEVDAREEQRKYEKMWKSLGVLIGGLIVILMY, encoded by the coding sequence ATGCTTAAATTTATCGGAGCCGTTTGTATCATCATCGCAGCATCTCTCTTCGGCTTTCTCCAAGCCCTTCATTATGCCAGACGCCCCAAGCAGATCCGCGGCCTGATCGGCGCGCTCCAACGTATGGAGACGGAGATGACGTATGCACTTACACCCTTGCCGGAGCTGCTGGCCTCACTTGCCAAACAAACTGTTGAACCCTTGGCTGGTCTCTATCGCAAAACATCAGAACAGCTGACAGGCTCATCAGGCATGTCAACACGCGAGATTTGGCAGCAGGAGGTTCAGGAGACGTGGAAAAGAACATCGATGAAGCTTCCGGAGCAAGAGGTGATGCTGCAGCTTGGACATGTGCTCGGAATGAGCGATCGAAGCGATCAGGTCAAGCATTTGCGGTTGGCCGTAAGCCAACTGCAAGCCGAAGAGGTGGATGCTCGCGAGGAACAGCGAAAGTACGAAAAAATGTGGAAAAGCCTCGGGGTGCTTATCGGGGGATTGATTGTGATCTTGATGTATTAG
- the spoIIIAA gene encoding stage III sporulation protein AA produces MLDSIGTILPQSLKFLLSQLSKEVQAELEEIRVREERPLEVCFAGRYAFISEQGLLVQDEQKAYKPGRSDCLGLLEMLTNHSLYTFEEQLKRGFITIAGGHRVGLAGRTILENGKVKQIRDVSSFNIRIARAVTGVGKPILPFLFDPKALSIHHSLVLSPPQQGKTTLIRDLARMISNGEWGHGQAGIRGKGVKVGVIDERSELAACVKGIPRFDLGPRTDVMDGCPKAEGMMMMIRSLSPEVLVVDEIGRPEDADAIHEAMHAGIRVLATAHAGSLDDARRRPVLKELIAEGMFARFVVLGRRSAREAPFQIFDAAGQSVHAAFAARMESS; encoded by the coding sequence ATGCTGGACTCAATTGGGACTATACTTCCTCAGTCTCTCAAATTTCTTCTCTCTCAGCTTTCAAAAGAAGTACAAGCCGAATTGGAAGAGATTCGCGTCCGAGAAGAAAGGCCTTTGGAGGTTTGCTTTGCCGGTCGTTATGCTTTTATCAGTGAGCAGGGATTATTGGTTCAAGATGAGCAAAAGGCATACAAGCCCGGACGTTCAGACTGCTTGGGATTACTCGAAATGCTGACGAATCATTCGCTTTACACGTTTGAAGAACAGCTGAAACGAGGCTTCATCACGATTGCCGGAGGACATCGGGTTGGACTTGCGGGCAGAACGATCCTGGAAAACGGAAAGGTCAAGCAAATACGGGATGTGAGCTCATTCAATATCCGAATTGCCCGAGCCGTTACCGGTGTCGGTAAGCCTATCCTTCCCTTCTTGTTTGATCCCAAAGCTCTCAGCATTCATCACAGCTTGGTCCTGTCTCCCCCTCAGCAGGGTAAAACAACATTGATCCGTGATTTAGCCCGCATGATCAGCAATGGGGAATGGGGCCATGGGCAGGCCGGCATCAGAGGCAAAGGTGTCAAGGTGGGAGTCATCGATGAACGATCCGAGCTGGCAGCTTGTGTGAAGGGGATTCCCCGATTTGATCTGGGACCGCGCACCGATGTTATGGATGGCTGTCCGAAAGCGGAAGGAATGATGATGATGATTCGATCTCTATCGCCGGAGGTGCTGGTAGTGGATGAAATCGGCCGTCCCGAAGATGCGGATGCCATTCATGAAGCCATGCATGCGGGGATCCGGGTGCTGGCAACCGCGCATGCCGGAAGTCTTGACGATGCGAGGCGCCGGCCGGTACTTAAAGAGCTGATAGCGGAAGGCATGTTTGCGAGATTTGTGGTTCTGGGCAGACGCAGCGCTCGCGAAGCTCCGTTCCAGATTTTTGACGCAGCCGGGCAGTCGGTGCATGCCGCATTCGCAGCTCGCATGGAAAGCAGTTGA
- a CDS encoding YqhV family protein — MLNKIVMSMASLRLMSGSLEIIAALLMIRFNQIEKALLVNSGLALLGPLVLLSTTTIGLAGIAEKLSYGKMLWVLVGVSCIFIGILKK; from the coding sequence ATGCTGAACAAAATTGTGATGAGTATGGCTTCACTCAGATTGATGTCAGGGAGTCTGGAAATTATCGCGGCGCTGCTTATGATTCGTTTCAATCAGATTGAAAAAGCTCTGCTGGTAAACTCCGGACTGGCTCTATTAGGTCCTCTAGTACTGCTGTCCACTACGACTATCGGTCTAGCAGGAATTGCCGAGAAACTATCATATGGGAAAATGCTTTGGGTGCTCGTTGGGGTCAGCTGTATTTTTATAGGCATATTAAAAAAGTAA
- a CDS encoding phosphosulfolactate synthase, with translation MEVASKLNWNPLLADPSGRRQNKPRTLGKTMVIDKGLGLHAFEDLLETSSEHLDMIKIGFGTSPLYPLQILRKKIEMAHAYGVCIYPGGTFLEVAIVQGEVSSFFEMILNLGFTGLEISDGSIEMKRELRNELIERGLDEGLDVITEYGKKGWGSSIEIEELIETVMLDVEYGAQLVTIEARESGMGVGIFDEHGTCKDEELNQVLSAIPAQDILLWEAPLKSQQVHLLQVLGPDIHLGNIFPQEIISLEALRRGLRSDTLSFANARS, from the coding sequence ATGGAAGTAGCCTCTAAACTAAATTGGAATCCGCTGCTGGCTGACCCTTCCGGGCGCAGACAGAATAAACCAAGAACCCTTGGCAAAACGATGGTGATTGACAAAGGACTCGGTCTCCATGCCTTTGAAGATTTGCTGGAAACCTCAAGCGAGCATCTGGACATGATCAAAATCGGATTTGGCACATCACCGCTTTATCCTCTGCAAATTTTGCGCAAAAAGATTGAAATGGCCCATGCATATGGAGTCTGCATTTATCCCGGCGGCACGTTTTTGGAGGTAGCCATTGTTCAAGGCGAGGTTTCCTCTTTTTTTGAGATGATCTTGAATCTTGGATTTACCGGATTGGAAATTTCGGATGGGTCCATTGAAATGAAGCGAGAGCTTCGCAATGAATTGATTGAAAGAGGTCTGGATGAAGGCCTGGATGTGATCACGGAATACGGCAAAAAGGGCTGGGGTTCTTCCATCGAGATCGAGGAATTGATTGAAACGGTCATGCTTGATGTGGAATATGGGGCTCAGCTTGTTACAATCGAAGCGCGCGAATCCGGGATGGGCGTGGGTATTTTTGATGAGCATGGAACCTGTAAGGATGAAGAATTAAACCAGGTGCTCTCCGCCATTCCGGCTCAGGACATTCTATTATGGGAAGCGCCTTTGAAAAGCCAACAGGTTCATTTGCTGCAAGTCCTGGGACCTGATATCCACTTGGGCAATATTTTCCCGCAAGAAATTATTTCACTCGAAGCATTGCGTAGAGGCCTACGTTCAGACACGCTTTCTTTTGCCAACGCAAGGAGCTAG
- a CDS encoding 2-phosphosulfolactate phosphatase: protein MQVEVMGRIGEARAEDMKQKTVIVIDVLRATSTMITVLSRGCSGIIPVETLQEANEWHQDGDLLIGERFCRKIPGFDYGNSPLEFLQANLEGKRVIMTTTNGTRGIQKACNGEHVLAGSLLNGKACAQLAAGFGRDVVIICSGTQEDFSLEDGLCAGQIADELMASCGETNVSLNDFGIAMRNSFIQVKDNIEDALFQCWNGHRLNDLGFGADIRFCAQMNMTEIVPIMEGTMMVIHRRQPNPAF, encoded by the coding sequence ATGCAAGTAGAGGTAATGGGTAGGATTGGAGAAGCTAGAGCGGAGGACATGAAGCAAAAGACGGTTATTGTCATCGACGTCCTTCGTGCAACGAGCACCATGATCACAGTCTTGTCACGAGGCTGCAGCGGGATTATCCCGGTAGAAACCTTGCAGGAGGCCAATGAATGGCATCAAGACGGCGATCTGTTGATCGGCGAACGCTTCTGCCGGAAAATCCCGGGTTTCGATTACGGCAACTCCCCGTTGGAATTTTTGCAAGCAAATCTCGAGGGAAAACGTGTTATTATGACGACAACCAATGGGACCAGAGGTATTCAAAAGGCTTGCAACGGTGAGCATGTTCTTGCGGGGTCCCTGCTAAATGGCAAAGCTTGCGCACAGCTCGCAGCCGGATTTGGGCGGGATGTTGTGATAATTTGCTCGGGAACCCAGGAGGATTTCTCTTTGGAGGACGGACTTTGTGCCGGACAAATCGCAGATGAGTTGATGGCTTCGTGCGGGGAAACGAATGTAAGTCTTAATGATTTCGGGATCGCTATGCGAAACAGCTTTATACAAGTCAAAGACAATATCGAGGATGCTTTATTTCAATGCTGGAATGGCCATCGTCTGAATGACCTCGGGTTTGGAGCTGATATTCGCTTCTGTGCACAAATGAATATGACGGAAATCGTTCCCATTATGGAAGGCACCATGATGGTCATCCATAGGAGACAGCCCAATCCAGCGTTCTAA
- a CDS encoding DUF441 domain-containing protein: protein MNGDILLVILIIIGLIGRSPIITTAACILLVVKLLALDRYLPSLERRGLELGLLFLTIGVLVPFASERISYKQVFSVFTTWPGIIALIGGAIATYMNGKGLELLKLDPQLIVGLVIGSIFGILFMRGIPVGPLMAAGITAFLLKLAYFVAGKMGGE, encoded by the coding sequence ATGAACGGCGACATATTGCTGGTGATTCTTATCATCATTGGGCTGATTGGCCGCTCTCCGATCATTACAACTGCGGCTTGTATTTTGCTTGTTGTAAAACTGCTTGCCCTGGATCGATATTTGCCTTCTTTGGAACGCAGGGGATTAGAGCTCGGCTTGCTTTTTCTGACAATCGGAGTACTTGTGCCCTTTGCCAGCGAACGTATCTCGTATAAGCAGGTGTTTTCGGTTTTCACCACCTGGCCGGGGATCATTGCTCTGATTGGCGGAGCGATAGCCACGTATATGAATGGTAAAGGACTGGAGCTATTAAAATTAGACCCACAGTTAATTGTGGGTCTGGTGATTGGATCGATATTTGGCATTTTATTTATGCGCGGCATTCCGGTTGGCCCCTTGATGGCTGCCGGAATCACCGCTTTTTTATTGAAGCTCGCTTATTTTGTAGCAGGAAAAATGGGAGGAGAATGA
- a CDS encoding aspartate kinase, whose amino-acid sequence MSLIVMKFGGSSVGDAERMKRVAQRIVRRKQAGHQCVVVVSAMGDTTDELIDLSKQICDGPPPAREMDMLLTTGEQVSVSLLSMAINSLGEKAISYTGWQSGIYTEAVHARARITDIQPLRVLSSIEQGQIVIVAGFQGMSETGEITTLGRGGSDTTAVALAAAINADLCEIYTDVDGIYTTDPRIVKVAKKLQEISYDEMLELAHLGAAVLHPRAVEYAKNYNVSLVVRSSFTDNEGTNVKEEAVMEQGIVVRGIAYDKNVARISILGVPEKPGQLAKLFSELAKNHLDVDIIVQSGVTGGSADFSFTTSLTDRERALEIIEQTRGVIGYREVTFEENLVKVSIVGAGMVSTPGVAATMFQVISDLGVSISLVSTSEIKVSCVIDQTHLADVIRALHSAYGLDSTEQAFVGGPSERR is encoded by the coding sequence TTGTCTCTTATAGTGATGAAATTTGGCGGAAGCTCCGTCGGTGATGCGGAACGTATGAAGCGTGTAGCACAAAGGATTGTGCGGAGAAAGCAAGCTGGACACCAATGTGTAGTCGTGGTTTCAGCCATGGGCGATACGACGGATGAACTGATCGATTTATCCAAACAAATATGCGATGGGCCCCCGCCGGCACGTGAAATGGATATGCTGCTGACGACAGGTGAACAAGTCTCTGTTTCCCTATTATCGATGGCGATAAACAGCCTTGGTGAAAAGGCGATTTCCTATACAGGCTGGCAAAGCGGGATTTATACAGAAGCTGTGCATGCTAGAGCTCGAATCACGGATATCCAGCCGCTGCGTGTGCTTAGCTCAATAGAGCAAGGCCAGATCGTGATTGTTGCCGGTTTTCAGGGCATGTCCGAAACTGGAGAAATAACAACCCTTGGCCGCGGAGGATCTGACACAACTGCAGTGGCTCTGGCTGCTGCGATTAACGCGGATCTATGCGAAATCTATACCGATGTTGATGGCATCTACACCACTGACCCTCGAATTGTAAAAGTAGCGAAAAAGCTGCAAGAAATCTCTTACGATGAAATGCTCGAGCTTGCCCATTTGGGTGCGGCCGTTCTCCATCCTCGAGCTGTGGAATATGCAAAAAACTATAACGTTTCCCTCGTGGTGCGTTCAAGCTTTACGGATAACGAAGGGACCAATGTAAAGGAGGAAGCCGTAATGGAGCAAGGGATTGTCGTTCGCGGCATCGCATATGATAAAAACGTGGCAAGGATCAGCATCCTTGGAGTGCCCGAAAAACCGGGCCAATTGGCAAAATTATTCTCGGAACTGGCAAAAAATCATTTAGATGTGGATATCATCGTTCAAAGCGGTGTAACGGGCGGTTCTGCTGATTTTTCCTTCACAACGTCGTTGACGGATCGCGAAAGGGCACTTGAGATCATCGAACAAACACGCGGGGTTATCGGATATCGCGAGGTTACCTTTGAAGAGAACCTGGTGAAGGTTTCCATTGTCGGTGCGGGAATGGTCAGCACGCCTGGAGTTGCAGCAACCATGTTCCAGGTTATTTCAGATCTGGGCGTCAGTATCAGCCTTGTAAGCACTTCCGAAATCAAGGTTTCCTGCGTCATTGACCAGACTCATCTGGCGGATGTGATTCGTGCGCTGCATTCAGCTTATGGGTTGGATTCAACCGAGCAAGCTTTTGTCGGCGGTCCTTCTGAACGAAGATAA
- the efp gene encoding elongation factor P, translating to MISVNDFKTGLTIQVESDLFTVIEFQHVKPGKGAAFVRSKLKNIRNGNTVERTFRAGENVARAHIENREMQYLYASGSEHTFMDTETYDQFSLPVEQLKWELNFLKENMMINIMSYQGEILGISLPNSVELKVVEAEPSVKGNTAQGALKSAKLETGFSVQVPLFINEGDTLLIDTREGKYISRA from the coding sequence GTGATTTCAGTTAACGATTTTAAAACAGGCCTCACCATTCAGGTGGAAAGCGACTTATTCACAGTAATCGAGTTCCAGCACGTCAAACCAGGTAAAGGTGCAGCCTTCGTGCGGTCCAAGCTCAAAAACATCCGTAACGGCAACACCGTTGAACGCACATTTCGTGCAGGTGAAAACGTAGCGCGTGCACACATTGAGAACCGTGAGATGCAGTACCTTTATGCAAGCGGAAGCGAACATACCTTCATGGATACCGAAACTTACGATCAATTCAGCCTCCCGGTGGAGCAGCTCAAATGGGAGCTTAATTTTCTGAAAGAAAACATGATGATCAATATCATGAGCTACCAAGGCGAAATCCTCGGAATCAGCCTGCCCAACAGCGTTGAGCTGAAGGTCGTGGAAGCCGAGCCAAGCGTCAAAGGCAACACCGCACAAGGTGCACTGAAATCGGCCAAGCTGGAAACCGGCTTTAGCGTCCAAGTGCCGCTATTCATCAATGAAGGCGACACGCTTCTGATCGACACACGTGAGGGTAAATATATCTCGCGCGCTTAG